A single Tenacibaculum sp. Bg11-29 DNA region contains:
- the rseP gene encoding RIP metalloprotease RseP — MEILIKASQFILSLSLLIVLHELGHFIPAKIFKTKVEKFYLFFDYKFSIFKKKIGDTVYGIGWIPLGGYVKISGMIDESMDTEQLNKPAQPWEFRSKPAWQRLIIMLGGVTVNFILGIVIYICLMYAYGEKFLPNENLKDGVWVQDQLGKDLGLQTGDKILSVDGQTVRKFRELTLEFINGNNYSIERNGTIINKEIPTDFISKLVDRDKKSGSFITPRYPFVIAQVSKDSPNLKSNLQPKDIVTSINGISTTYLDQAKIELNKNKGQEINITIKRGTENLTVPVKVTEKGKLGVALGQLSLKDLEKLGYYQLAEKSYSFGEAIPAGTVKAWTTVTNYVKQMKKIFNPSTGAYKGLGGFISIGSIFPSEFSWETFWNITAFLSIMLGVMNLLPIPALDGGHVVFTLWEMITGKKPGDKFLEYAQITGFILLITLLLFANGNDIFRTFFK; from the coding sequence ATGGAAATTTTAATAAAAGCATCACAATTTATTTTAAGCTTATCGCTTTTAATTGTTTTACACGAATTAGGTCATTTTATTCCTGCAAAAATTTTTAAAACTAAGGTAGAAAAGTTCTATTTATTCTTTGATTATAAGTTTTCTATATTTAAAAAGAAAATAGGTGATACTGTTTATGGTATTGGTTGGATTCCGTTAGGAGGGTATGTAAAAATATCAGGAATGATTGATGAAAGTATGGATACCGAACAATTAAACAAGCCTGCACAACCTTGGGAGTTTCGATCTAAACCAGCATGGCAACGTTTAATAATTATGCTAGGTGGTGTAACTGTAAACTTTATATTAGGTATCGTTATTTACATTTGTTTAATGTATGCTTATGGTGAAAAATTTTTACCAAACGAAAACCTAAAAGATGGTGTTTGGGTTCAAGATCAATTAGGAAAAGATTTAGGTTTACAAACAGGAGATAAGATACTTTCTGTTGACGGACAAACTGTTCGAAAATTTAGAGAGCTTACTTTAGAATTTATTAATGGAAATAATTATTCTATTGAAAGAAACGGTACTATTATTAATAAAGAAATTCCTACCGATTTTATTTCAAAACTTGTTGATAGAGATAAAAAATCTGGTAGTTTTATAACTCCAAGATATCCTTTTGTAATAGCTCAAGTATCTAAAGATTCACCTAATCTTAAAAGCAATTTGCAACCTAAAGATATAGTTACTTCAATCAATGGTATTTCTACAACTTACCTTGATCAAGCTAAAATTGAACTAAACAAAAATAAAGGGCAAGAAATTAATATTACTATTAAAAGAGGTACAGAGAATTTAACGGTTCCTGTAAAAGTTACAGAAAAAGGTAAATTAGGTGTTGCCTTAGGTCAGTTATCTTTAAAAGACTTAGAAAAATTAGGTTATTACCAATTAGCAGAAAAATCTTATTCTTTTGGTGAAGCTATTCCTGCAGGAACAGTAAAAGCATGGACTACTGTAACAAACTACGTTAAGCAAATGAAAAAAATATTTAACCCTAGCACAGGTGCTTACAAAGGGTTAGGGGGTTTTATTTCTATAGGTAGTATATTTCCATCAGAATTTAGCTGGGAAACTTTTTGGAACATTACAGCTTTCCTATCAATTATGTTAGGTGTTATGAACTTATTACCTATACCTGCTTTAGATGGAGGTCATGTTGTATTTACTTTATGGGAAATGATTACGGGTAAAAAACCAGGTGATAAATTCTTAGAATATGCACAAATAACAGGTTTTATATTATTAATAACACTATTACTATTTGCAAATGGTAATGATATATTTAGAACATTTTTTAAGTAA
- a CDS encoding SCO family protein, translated as MDIQFFKKSKSTLLFLIVFCAVGIPVFYHLVKVEEKLPIYNPADINPRLVDISVRAKTRNHKIGNFKLINQNGETITNADYKDKIYIADFFFTRCQTICIVMAYNMSELQEHYKDDNDIMFLSHSVTPVMDSVPQLRKYADSKGVIDGKWNVTTGDKKHIYNLARKHYFAVLDEGDGGENDWVHTENFVLIDKKGQIRGSYDGTKKENMQKIIDDITILKKEYLK; from the coding sequence ATGGACATACAGTTTTTTAAGAAATCGAAAAGTACGCTACTTTTTCTAATTGTATTTTGTGCTGTAGGAATTCCTGTTTTTTATCATTTAGTAAAAGTCGAAGAAAAATTACCAATTTATAATCCAGCAGATATAAATCCTCGATTGGTAGATATATCAGTAAGAGCAAAGACTAGAAACCATAAAATAGGAAATTTTAAATTAATTAATCAGAACGGAGAAACGATTACGAATGCTGATTATAAAGATAAAATTTATATAGCTGATTTCTTTTTTACGCGTTGTCAAACAATTTGTATTGTAATGGCATATAATATGAGTGAGTTACAAGAGCATTATAAAGATGATAATGATATTATGTTTTTATCACATTCTGTAACACCTGTTATGGACAGTGTACCTCAATTAAGAAAATATGCAGACTCTAAGGGTGTAATAGATGGTAAATGGAATGTTACTACAGGAGATAAAAAGCATATTTATAATTTAGCTCGTAAACATTATTTTGCTGTTTTAGATGAAGGTGATGGGGGAGAGAATGATTGGGTTCATACTGAAAATTTTGTTTTAATTGATAAGAAAGGACAAATTAGAGGTTCTTATGACGGAACAAAAAAAGAGAATATGCAAAAGATTATTGATGATATTACAATATTGAAAAAAGAATATCTAAAGTAA
- a CDS encoding tetratricopeptide repeat protein has translation MLKNTIFILIISLIFSCKKKKPILITVNDDPLIQYYRVNKENIVLISSDFNEKDLTKKNINLIIDKNYKDLKVALLKDLSINPKNSITLHNLGNLELILKKFPKAITYYNKSILLSDSTYYPSILSLGKAYGILGEDKKAEKLYNHIIEKSEIDFLIAISYLGLSKMYLDYGWIDKAKTSISKSESLLVNYNDYDLQIDVLKKKINDY, from the coding sequence ATGCTAAAAAATACAATTTTTATTCTAATAATATCTTTAATTTTTTCTTGTAAGAAAAAGAAGCCTATCCTTATTACTGTAAACGATGATCCTTTAATTCAATACTATAGAGTTAATAAAGAAAATATTGTTTTGATTAGTTCTGATTTTAATGAAAAAGATTTAACTAAAAAGAATATAAATTTAATTATAGATAAGAATTATAAGGATTTGAAAGTTGCTCTTTTAAAAGACTTATCTATTAATCCTAAAAACAGTATTACTTTGCATAATTTAGGTAACTTAGAACTGATCTTAAAAAAATTCCCAAAAGCTATAACTTATTACAATAAATCTATATTATTATCTGATTCTACTTACTATCCATCTATTTTAAGTCTTGGTAAAGCATATGGAATTTTAGGTGAAGATAAAAAAGCTGAAAAACTTTATAATCATATAATTGAAAAATCAGAAATTGACTTTTTAATTGCTATATCTTATCTAGGTCTTTCAAAAATGTACTTAGATTATGGTTGGATTGATAAAGCCAAAACATCAATTTCTAAATCAGAATCTTTATTAGTTAATTATAATGACTATGATTTACAAATTGATGTTTTGAAGAAAAAAATTAATGATTACTAA
- a CDS encoding SdpI family protein, which yields MNPYYYVLSVNGFLFLFSVIFYFFPPKKINPIYGYRTNKTIKNDTIWKFANNFFTKQFLRYSSISFIATLFLAYISKSLSWQPMAIMLLSLAVSVIKTEQEINKNFDQEGDKK from the coding sequence ATGAACCCATATTATTACGTACTTTCTGTAAACGGATTTCTTTTTTTATTCAGTGTTATTTTTTACTTTTTTCCTCCTAAAAAAATAAACCCTATTTATGGCTATCGTACTAACAAAACTATAAAGAATGATACTATTTGGAAGTTTGCAAACAATTTTTTCACCAAACAGTTTTTAAGATATTCATCTATTTCATTTATTGCTACTTTATTCCTAGCATACATTTCTAAAAGCTTAAGCTGGCAACCAATGGCAATTATGCTATTATCTTTAGCTGTTTCTGTGATTAAAACAGAACAAGAAATTAACAAGAACTTTGATCAAGAGGGGGATAAAAAGTAA